The genomic region TCGCGATGGAGAACCGCGACAGCCCGAAGCACGTTGCGGTCACCTTCtacggcgacggtgctgccaACCAGGGCCAGATCTACGAGTCCATGAACATTGccgctctgcagcgcctccccGTCATCTTCGCAGTGGAGAACAACCACTTCGGTATGGGCACTAGCGCCGCTCGCGGCTCCTATCAGGCGGAGTTTTACCGCCGTGGTGACTACATCCCTGGTATCAAGGTCGATGGCATGGACGTGCTCGCGGTGCAGGAGGGCACCCGCTACGCACGCGACCACTGCATGTCGGGCAAGGGCCCGATTGTGATGGAGCTGGACTGCTACCGCTACATGGGTCATAGCATGTCGGACCCCGACAACCAGTACCGCACCAAGAGCGACATCCAGCACGTGAAGCAGGAGCGTGACTGCATTCGCAAGATGCGCGAGTTCATGGCGACCGAGGGCATCATGACCGAGGACGAGATGAGCAAGATGGAGAAAGACGTGAAGAAGGAGGTGGACCAGGACCTGCAGAAGGCCCAGAAACAACCTATGACAAAGTTGGATGAGCTCTTCACGGACATCTACGTGGGTGAGCAGTACGAGCACCGCACCTGCCAGGGTACCGTGTACCACAAGCCCTAATCAGGCAAGACGGATAGTAAAGtgaggccgaggaggcatGCCTCAAGATGTGTGCGTGACGCCTTGCGTGCcacgctctctcgctctgtgtgtgtgtctgtgccttgGTCTGTACTTCCTCACGCCTTGCTGGTTCGCCTTTGTTGTCCTTGTTGGcgtggcgatggcgctgtGTGTACGTGCTTGTCTCtatatgtttttttttttaataCGCATAGCCtcgaacacgcacacatacggaTGTGTGCTCCCCGCCTCACGTCGTGCAACCCTCACTCCTCCATCAACGTCGTCGCGTCTTCTCTGTGCGGTGCCTACACGAAGCAACAACAGCGAAACAGAGGAAACAGACGAAGCGAACGACGGcaactttttttttcccgcATCTATGTGAGTGTTTGCGGACGCGTGCCCCTGAGACAGCGAGAAGAGCAAATACGCCTTGTGAGCAGAGGGGTGGGTAGGAGTGGGGGGTGCGCACGTATGTGCACATACAGCCCCAATCCGCGTATGCCTATCACGTGCGCGTCACGCCTtacccgcacacacacacacacacacacaagcgaaCAAGATTGTAACGAATGtattttttcttttcgtttcgttccccttttttctcaagcgcgcgtgggtgtgtcCTCAAGCGCTCTCCGTCGAACACCCGCCCCTCCCGCGAAGGTGaccgaaaagaaaaaagagcaaCGCCAAGCAGCAAGGACGAATGTACTGCATGCCAGTGGTTTTGGCAAATTGAGGAagcgcgcatgtgcacagGCACGAGTACAAATCCATTCGAGGAcagtgtgtgtctgtgtgtgtctgcgagtctctctttctctgtgcgtgtgtgtgagcggACTTGATTGACGTGCTCTGCTCTTCTCTTGTTTCCCGCTTTCTTTTCATCTTTACCTGTTGTCCACCCTCCGCACCTCTTCTTCCATGTGCCTGCAtgctttttcttcgcttGGCGCTCATCATCTCGTGTCCAGATTCCGTGTTCTCTTCAGACCTCTTTGGCGCACGTATGTGTTCCGTGCACGATGATGGTGTgagcacggcgccgcacggcATGCATGCTGCACGCATGCtattcgtgtgtgtgtgtgtgcacctACGCATTGCGCCCCCTTGTCCTTTTCGTTCGTCATCTCGCCCAGCATTCGGCTCGTCGGCTGCGGACTGTTGCCGAGAGCAAGAATACAAGAGCGAGCGTGCAAgatgggagagaggggctgAGGACGAGAGGCACGGTGCTGCGTTCGATGCCGTCTTTGCCTTCAATGTGCGATGGCGATGCACGCGGGCGCACGTCGCATGGACGACGGTGAAAAACAGCATGGGCAGATGTCTCTTCTGTATCCGCAcgcagaggcacacgcagacgtCGACTGACACCCAAACACACAGGACGTGGAGAAGAACGAGAAAGCCAAGAGCGAAGGTGTgagggggggagaggcggaggcgtgcGGCGTGAGGGGGGACTTAACGCTAATTTTTCAACGaaacaaaggaaagggataccatcacacacacacgcgcgcgagaaACGTTCACGAAAAAAGGCGCAGCAGATTCGAGTACGTTTCAAGAatctttccccctcccctagCTTCTATCATGGCATCATCGGCGGCAGGTACGTCTTTTCATGCGTGCCTCCATCctgtcctctctctcccacttCCTTGACGCATGTGCGGTGGAAGCGGTGGTTGGGTGGCGCGACTGACTAAATCATCCGCGGGAGGAGACGTTCTTTCTTGCTTGCCATCTTGTCTTTTCTGTGCTCGCCAGCGATAGAGAGCGAtggagaaaggggagggggaggggtggggtggcaAGACTGCAAGCACCACGCACCTCAAGCGGAGCTCTGCTGCGAGAtcgccgcacctgcgccgtcctcctcttttGGCCATGTCTTCGTCTTCACTGATTCTTTATGTCCATCTCCCCATCACATccgtccttctctctctttcggtTCTGCGCACCCGCCTtggtggcgccgacggcaccgGCTTGTATCGAGGCCCGcgggcgcgcgtgcgcgtgatTGCCTTGGTGCCGCAACGGATCTATCTCCtcttgccccctcccctctttcccaAATATATGCGAACCTACATTCACGCACTTGCATGAGGCACAGATGCACCGGTTGCGCATCA from Leishmania infantum JPCM5 genome chromosome 18 harbors:
- a CDS encoding putative pyruvate dehydrogenase E1 component alpha subunit, producing the protein MFKCATRCLLDTKTVPLKPQRPFKLHTAGRTDMAPLPTQAAYDAEQLKKSLALMFRIRRMESLCDQSYKLKKIRGFCHLYIGQEAIPAGMENVLTFEDPIVTGYRDHGWYISRGGKPEDVFAEMFGRQGGCSKGKGGSMHMYKVGNGFYGGNGIVGAQVSIGAGLAWRFAMENRDSPKHVAVTFYGDGAANQGQIYESMNIAALQRLPVIFAVENNHFGMGTSAARGSYQAEFYRRGDYIPGIKVDGMDVLAVQEGTRYARDHCMSGKGPIVMELDCYRYMGHSMSDPDNQYRTKSDIQHVKQERDCIRKMREFMATEGIMTEDEMSKMEKDVKKEVDQDLQKAQKQPMTKLDELFTDIYVGEQYEHRTCQGTVYHKP